The following are from one region of the Actinoplanes sp. L3-i22 genome:
- a CDS encoding chromosome partitioning protein, with the protein MPVVEASVVAGMAIAWAVRKARRAAGRVDETVDAAIDASADRLHEIVLAKLGEPVLEDLAQEAADGSGQVSELTRQQVELAVAAAARRDEAFAQTVTALVEQIRRAEPATGTQVLAAPGSAVFTGGVTATAHDAATAIGQAGTVNIGRRPWEEPDPHRPGRPGH; encoded by the coding sequence GTGCCGGTGGTGGAGGCTTCGGTGGTTGCCGGGATGGCGATCGCGTGGGCGGTGCGGAAGGCACGGCGTGCGGCGGGCCGGGTGGATGAGACGGTCGATGCGGCGATCGACGCGAGCGCAGACCGCTTGCACGAGATCGTCCTGGCCAAGTTGGGTGAGCCGGTGCTCGAGGATCTCGCGCAGGAGGCGGCTGACGGGTCGGGGCAGGTCAGTGAGCTGACGCGGCAGCAGGTCGAGTTGGCGGTGGCGGCGGCCGCGCGTCGGGACGAGGCGTTCGCGCAGACGGTGACCGCGTTGGTGGAGCAGATCCGCCGGGCGGAGCCGGCGACGGGTACGCAGGTGCTGGCCGCGCCGGGTTCGGCGGTGTTCACCGGTGGGGTGACCGCGACCGCGCATGATGCCGCTACCGCGATCGGGCAGGCCGGCACCGTGAACATCGGCCGCCGGCCGTGGGAGGAGCCGGACCCTCACCGGCCGGGTCGGCCCGGCCACTGA
- a CDS encoding cutinase family protein has protein sequence MKLRQRFASIAMLATVTVLVAAPAAAVLPAPAGAGTARAAADCADVQFFGLKGSGEGGAGGSTAVKMGPEVGSTFTFFTEEMADKGLRVTGTPIEYQAPPVSIDSLLHAEENATAGALALRAALNKAAATDCENLEFVLSGYSLGAFAVHLALDSGLTGKPALTEQARRRIKAVVLYASPMFDPSDPHAEGDFNPLFGGLAGRNRLPTLPNAVTVCLHDDPICNVMGGTSLGLGCLVMPDSRACAHVRYNRYLATYATWLTGLFHAPEPPVSEPQAPVIVSTSTYQEGVLVYARANYTDVNGDAEGFGFRWQPGMESHPFSSPSYGRVSAGRVDYPFNLGCGQPKQSEVEVQMWIYDKGGLKSRHASVHLKCQPGPGW, from the coding sequence GTGAAGCTGCGCCAGAGATTCGCGAGCATCGCCATGCTTGCGACGGTCACGGTGCTCGTGGCGGCACCCGCTGCGGCGGTCCTGCCCGCCCCGGCCGGAGCCGGGACCGCGAGGGCCGCCGCCGACTGCGCCGACGTCCAGTTCTTCGGGCTGAAAGGCTCCGGCGAGGGCGGAGCCGGGGGGAGCACCGCCGTCAAGATGGGGCCCGAGGTCGGGTCCACCTTCACGTTCTTCACCGAGGAAATGGCCGATAAGGGTCTCCGCGTCACCGGCACACCAATCGAGTACCAGGCGCCACCAGTCAGCATCGACAGCCTGCTACATGCCGAAGAGAATGCGACGGCTGGCGCACTTGCACTGCGCGCCGCGCTCAACAAGGCGGCAGCAACGGACTGCGAAAACCTGGAGTTCGTCCTGTCCGGATACTCACTTGGCGCGTTCGCCGTCCATCTCGCACTCGATTCCGGTTTGACCGGCAAGCCGGCCCTCACCGAACAGGCCCGGCGCAGGATCAAGGCCGTCGTGCTCTATGCCAGCCCGATGTTCGATCCCTCGGACCCCCACGCTGAGGGCGACTTCAATCCGCTTTTTGGCGGTCTGGCCGGTAGGAATAGGCTGCCAACCCTGCCCAACGCCGTCACTGTCTGCCTGCACGACGACCCGATCTGCAACGTCATGGGGGGCACCAGCTTGGGATTGGGGTGTCTGGTCATGCCGGACTCCCGCGCCTGCGCGCATGTCCGGTACAACAGGTACCTGGCCACCTACGCGACCTGGCTGACCGGCCTCTTCCACGCGCCCGAACCACCGGTGTCTGAACCGCAGGCCCCTGTGATCGTGAGTACCAGCACCTATCAGGAGGGTGTACTCGTCTATGCGCGAGCCAACTACACCGACGTGAACGGCGATGCGGAAGGTTTCGGGTTTCGCTGGCAGCCGGGCATGGAAAGCCATCCGTTCTCAAGTCCTTCCTACGGCCGCGTGTCAGCCGGCCGCGTGGATTACCCCTTCAACCTTGGGTGCGGGCAGCCGAAGCAGTCTGAGGTCGAGGTCCAAATGTGGATCTATGACAAGGGCGGGCTCAAGAGCCGGCATGCCAGCGTGCACCTGAAATGCCAGCCCGGTCCTGGCTGGTGA